In Micrococcus luteus NCTC 2665, a single window of DNA contains:
- a CDS encoding diaminopimelate dehydrogenase has product MLFLCLGSATDIPEQAAGYARHFTTVDTDDNHQLIPRHRAEMDPAAREGGHVAMISTGWDPGLFSVNRVLGAALFPQPQQNTFWGKGLSQGHSDAVRRVPGVRRGVQYTIPSEEAIAEARAGRGAEITGASAHVRECYVVADEADHAAITTMPDYFAPYETTVHFISEEEFERDHQGMPYVRECHVVTSGDLGGSRSAVEFVLELESTPDSTAAAQVAYGRAAARPKALGEMGARTVPEVAPYLLSPTGLDELIRRDV; this is encoded by the coding sequence GTGCTGTTCCTCTGCCTCGGCAGCGCCACCGACATCCCCGAGCAGGCGGCCGGCTACGCGCGGCACTTCACCACCGTGGACACCGACGACAACCACCAGCTCATCCCGCGGCACCGCGCCGAGATGGACCCCGCGGCCCGGGAGGGCGGGCACGTGGCGATGATCTCCACCGGCTGGGACCCGGGCCTGTTCTCGGTGAACCGGGTGCTGGGCGCGGCGCTGTTCCCGCAGCCGCAGCAGAACACGTTCTGGGGCAAGGGCCTCTCGCAGGGCCACTCCGACGCCGTCCGGCGGGTCCCCGGCGTCCGGCGCGGCGTGCAGTACACGATCCCCAGCGAGGAGGCGATCGCCGAGGCCCGCGCCGGCCGGGGCGCCGAGATCACCGGCGCCTCCGCGCACGTGCGTGAGTGCTATGTCGTGGCCGACGAGGCCGACCACGCGGCCATCACCACGATGCCCGACTACTTCGCCCCGTACGAGACCACCGTGCACTTCATCTCCGAGGAGGAGTTCGAGCGCGACCACCAGGGCATGCCGTACGTGCGTGAGTGCCACGTCGTCACCTCGGGCGACCTCGGCGGCTCGCGCAGCGCGGTCGAGTTCGTGCTGGAGCTGGAGTCCACCCCCGACTCCACCGCCGCCGCACAGGTCGCCTACGGCCGCGCCGCCGCGCGCCCGAAGGCCCTGGGGGAGATGGGGGCGCGCACCGTGCCCGAGGTCGCCCCGTACCTGCTCTCGCCCACGGGGCTGGACGAGCTGATCCGTCGGGACGTCTGA
- a CDS encoding flavodoxin domain-containing protein, which yields MTTLIVTSSAHGSTREIAERVAEVLRTSQAVPTVVEDVEGAAAWLATADAVIVAAPVYTGSLATDARTFLNTRRAELADLPLVILASGGAPELARPVREKLESYGPREVAYFRGALVEERLGRLEKLKLKLSRNEHYGDFRDWDAIEAWAKTLSGAGVR from the coding sequence ATGACCACGCTCATCGTCACCTCGTCCGCCCACGGATCCACGCGCGAGATCGCCGAGCGGGTCGCGGAGGTGCTGCGCACGTCGCAGGCCGTCCCGACCGTGGTGGAGGACGTCGAGGGCGCCGCCGCGTGGCTGGCCACGGCGGACGCGGTGATCGTCGCGGCCCCGGTCTACACGGGTTCGCTCGCCACCGACGCCCGGACGTTCCTCAACACCCGTCGGGCCGAGCTGGCGGACCTGCCGCTCGTGATCCTGGCCTCGGGCGGCGCGCCCGAGCTGGCCCGGCCGGTGCGGGAGAAGCTCGAGTCCTACGGCCCGCGCGAGGTGGCGTACTTCCGCGGGGCGCTCGTCGAGGAGCGCCTGGGCCGGCTGGAGAAGCTCAAGCTCAAGCTCTCCCGCAACGAGCACTACGGCGACTTCCGCGACTGGGACGCCATCGAGGCCTGGGCCAAGACCCTCTCCGGCGCCGGCGTGCGCTGA
- a CDS encoding NHL domain-containing thioredoxin family protein, whose protein sequence is MTAPQTPNPAPSADAPAAVPRGATRVRASELVGRGWLNTGGEQVTLEDLRGKVVLLDFWTFCCINCLHVLDELRPLEEEFADVLVTVGVHSPKFEHEADPDALAAAVERYAIEHPVLDDPELTTWQAYSARAWPTLVVVDPEGYIAAHLSGEGHVAGLYGLVRELVAEHEAKGTLHRGSGPYVPPAPVARDLSFPGKAVSLGGRGSRPGSFLVSDTGHHRLLEVAEDLTTVLRAFGGGDPATADAGQAELAFPTPGEKGHADGGPDEALFHEPQGLALLPEDVAERVGYDVVVADSVNHRLRGLRLSDGYVSTLAGNGVQKLIDSERAKEAAAVDDEGDVAVDLADLPGEPTAISLSSPWDVVWHPALGRVVIAMAGTHQLFDFDPVTGALAVHAGTALEGLLDGDAGRAWFAQPSGLSVGADGALWVADSETSAVRWVRTGEDGRREVGTAVGAGLFDFGHVDGEADRARLQHALGVTALPDGSVLIADTYNGAIRRYAPAGEDAAGRAVPATVSTVARGLLEPSDVLVEHDADGNDTAIVVVESNAHRLTRLAVPEEFLTVDEGARQTQRPRTPVVAGDLDLTIGFAAPTGQKLDDRWGDPTQLKISSSPEELLLEGAGTSTGLHRTLRLNPEVEEGVLHITARAAACDGEKGQPIPDHAACHLYQQDWGIPVTVHTPDRAPEGAETHLDLDLRGIH, encoded by the coding sequence ATGACCGCCCCGCAGACCCCGAACCCCGCCCCGTCCGCTGACGCCCCTGCCGCCGTGCCGCGCGGGGCCACCCGGGTGCGCGCGTCCGAGCTCGTGGGCCGCGGCTGGCTGAACACCGGCGGCGAACAGGTGACCCTCGAGGACCTGCGCGGCAAGGTCGTCCTCCTCGACTTCTGGACGTTCTGCTGCATCAACTGCCTGCACGTCCTGGACGAGCTGCGCCCGCTCGAGGAGGAGTTCGCGGACGTGCTCGTCACGGTGGGCGTGCACTCGCCCAAGTTCGAGCACGAGGCGGACCCGGACGCGCTCGCGGCCGCCGTCGAGCGCTACGCCATCGAGCACCCCGTGCTGGACGACCCCGAGCTGACCACGTGGCAGGCGTACTCGGCGCGCGCGTGGCCCACCCTCGTGGTGGTGGACCCGGAGGGCTACATCGCCGCGCACCTGTCCGGCGAGGGGCACGTGGCCGGGCTCTACGGGCTCGTGCGCGAGCTCGTGGCCGAGCACGAGGCCAAGGGCACGCTGCACCGCGGCTCCGGCCCCTACGTCCCGCCCGCGCCCGTGGCCCGGGACCTGTCGTTCCCCGGCAAGGCCGTGTCGCTCGGCGGCCGCGGCTCCCGCCCGGGCTCGTTCCTCGTCTCGGACACCGGCCACCACCGCCTCCTGGAGGTCGCCGAGGACCTGACCACGGTGCTCCGCGCGTTCGGCGGCGGGGACCCCGCCACGGCGGACGCGGGCCAGGCCGAGCTCGCATTCCCCACGCCCGGGGAGAAGGGCCACGCGGACGGCGGGCCGGACGAGGCGCTGTTCCACGAGCCCCAGGGCCTGGCGCTGCTGCCCGAGGACGTCGCGGAGCGCGTCGGCTACGACGTGGTCGTGGCGGACTCCGTCAACCACCGGCTGCGGGGCCTGCGCCTGTCGGACGGCTACGTGAGCACCCTCGCCGGCAACGGCGTGCAGAAGCTCATCGACTCCGAGCGCGCCAAGGAGGCCGCCGCCGTCGACGACGAGGGCGACGTCGCCGTCGACCTCGCGGACCTGCCCGGGGAGCCGACCGCGATCTCGCTGTCCTCCCCGTGGGACGTCGTGTGGCACCCCGCCCTGGGGCGTGTGGTGATCGCGATGGCCGGCACGCACCAGCTCTTCGACTTCGACCCCGTGACGGGCGCGCTCGCGGTGCACGCGGGCACGGCGCTCGAGGGCCTGCTGGACGGCGACGCCGGACGGGCCTGGTTCGCGCAGCCCTCGGGGCTGTCCGTGGGCGCGGACGGCGCGCTGTGGGTCGCGGACTCGGAGACCTCCGCGGTGCGCTGGGTGCGGACCGGGGAGGACGGGCGCCGCGAGGTCGGGACTGCCGTCGGGGCGGGCCTGTTCGACTTCGGCCACGTGGACGGGGAGGCGGACCGCGCGCGCCTGCAGCACGCGCTGGGCGTCACGGCCCTGCCGGACGGCTCCGTGCTGATCGCGGACACGTACAACGGCGCGATCCGCCGGTACGCCCCGGCCGGCGAGGACGCCGCGGGCCGGGCGGTCCCGGCCACGGTGAGCACGGTGGCACGCGGGCTGCTCGAGCCCTCGGACGTGCTCGTGGAGCACGACGCGGACGGGAACGACACCGCGATCGTGGTGGTCGAGTCCAACGCCCACCGGCTCACGCGGCTGGCGGTGCCGGAGGAGTTCCTCACCGTGGACGAGGGCGCGCGGCAGACGCAGCGTCCCCGCACCCCAGTGGTGGCCGGGGACCTGGACCTGACGATCGGCTTCGCCGCGCCCACGGGGCAGAAGCTGGACGACCGCTGGGGCGACCCCACGCAGCTGAAGATCTCCTCCTCCCCGGAGGAGCTGCTGCTCGAGGGCGCCGGCACGTCCACGGGGCTGCACCGGACGCTGCGGCTGAACCCCGAGGTCGAGGAGGGCGTCCTGCACATCACCGCCCGGGCCGCCGCCTGCGACGGGGAGAAGGGGCAGCCGATCCCCGACCACGCCGCCTGCCACCTGTACCAGCAGGACTGGGGCATCCCGGTCACGGTGCACACCCCGGACCGGGCCCCGGAGGGCGCCGAGACCCACCTGGACCTGGACCTGCGCGGGATACACTGA
- a CDS encoding cytochrome c oxidase assembly protein, with protein MSAATAPARGSHPAENDDAARPGPSGPVGVPRWIWVLVAAAGAAGLAAAGWLTGVTAARQLSDPGWITRWGVPVGELVSNLAMSLTIAALIFAAGVLPPHAAGTERWHRSARRRREDADAAPLPEHPAFTRVMRIAAVSAGVWTVAALAVGVLSYSDLAGIPVTAGQGFTDGLAAYVVGISVGQAWFWVTVIAAVVTTLAIAVRSHNGLFWTGILAMLALVPLALIGHAAGGDDHTGAVNSIGLHLLGVVVWVGGLLVLVAISDTLVGPNGAQGRGRSLRRQGPAPLLHTVLTRYSVLAGLGLVTVALSGVVNASIRMDDPAQLLSPYGILVSAKFLAALGLGLIGLLHRRWVIPRLDAGPDRPSPAPARRLLWQLIAVEAVIMGAVMGVSSVLSRTAPPVPEEIAPDATPARILTGYELPPALEGARWITMWRFDWLWVAIIAFLSLWYLRSVWQLRRRGDRWPVLRTVAWFAGLAVLLWATSGSPAVYGRVLFSAHMVGHMTLTMLSPVFLVLGAPITLTLRALPARTDGTRGPREWILWIVHSPWGRFITNPIVAGVNFAGSILVFYYTDFFRFSLQTHVGHEFMNVHFLLTGFLFALVMIGSDPLPRRPPYALRLVLLMATMVFHAFIGVAMTTSTGLLQASWFGNMGRDWGPTALEDQRIGGAVMWGIGEFPTVMMAVMVAVLWYRSDRKNAVRLDRQADRDGDAELRRWNEMYAHMHGTPVTDAPSDAEPVARDSSTGPEEARDVR; from the coding sequence ATGTCCGCCGCCACCGCCCCCGCCCGGGGCAGTCATCCCGCCGAGAACGACGACGCCGCCCGCCCCGGCCCGTCGGGGCCGGTCGGTGTGCCCCGGTGGATCTGGGTGCTCGTGGCCGCCGCAGGAGCCGCCGGCCTCGCCGCCGCCGGCTGGCTGACCGGCGTCACCGCCGCACGCCAGCTCTCCGACCCGGGGTGGATCACCCGGTGGGGCGTGCCCGTGGGGGAGCTCGTCTCCAACCTGGCGATGTCCCTGACCATCGCCGCGCTGATCTTCGCGGCCGGGGTCCTGCCGCCGCACGCGGCGGGCACGGAACGGTGGCACCGCTCCGCCCGGCGGCGGCGCGAGGACGCGGACGCCGCACCGCTGCCCGAGCACCCCGCGTTCACCCGCGTGATGCGGATCGCCGCCGTCAGCGCCGGCGTGTGGACGGTGGCCGCGCTGGCCGTCGGCGTGCTGTCCTACTCGGATCTCGCCGGCATCCCCGTCACTGCGGGGCAGGGCTTCACGGACGGCCTGGCGGCCTACGTGGTCGGCATCTCGGTGGGCCAGGCGTGGTTCTGGGTCACCGTGATCGCCGCCGTCGTGACCACGTTGGCGATCGCCGTCCGCTCCCACAACGGCCTGTTCTGGACCGGCATCCTGGCGATGCTCGCCCTCGTGCCCCTGGCCCTGATCGGGCACGCGGCGGGCGGTGACGACCACACCGGCGCCGTGAACTCGATCGGCCTGCACCTGCTCGGCGTCGTCGTGTGGGTGGGCGGACTGCTCGTGCTCGTCGCGATCTCGGACACCCTCGTGGGGCCCAACGGGGCGCAGGGGCGGGGCCGCAGCCTACGCCGGCAGGGCCCGGCGCCCCTGCTGCACACGGTCCTGACCCGCTACTCCGTGCTCGCCGGGCTGGGCCTGGTCACGGTGGCGCTGTCCGGCGTGGTCAACGCGTCGATCCGCATGGACGATCCGGCCCAGCTGCTGAGCCCCTACGGCATCCTCGTGTCGGCCAAGTTCCTGGCGGCCCTGGGCCTCGGCCTGATCGGCCTGCTGCACCGCCGGTGGGTGATCCCCCGCCTCGACGCCGGCCCGGACCGTCCCAGCCCCGCCCCCGCGCGTCGCCTGCTGTGGCAGCTCATCGCCGTGGAGGCCGTGATCATGGGCGCCGTCATGGGTGTCTCCTCCGTGCTCTCCCGGACGGCCCCGCCCGTGCCGGAGGAGATCGCGCCGGACGCCACCCCGGCCCGCATCCTCACTGGCTACGAGCTGCCGCCGGCCCTCGAGGGCGCCCGGTGGATCACGATGTGGCGGTTCGACTGGCTGTGGGTCGCGATCATCGCGTTCCTGTCCCTCTGGTACCTGCGCTCCGTGTGGCAGCTGCGCCGCCGCGGCGACCGCTGGCCCGTGCTGCGCACCGTCGCGTGGTTCGCGGGGCTGGCCGTGCTGCTGTGGGCGACCTCCGGGTCCCCGGCCGTGTACGGCCGCGTCCTGTTCAGCGCACACATGGTGGGCCACATGACGCTGACGATGCTCAGTCCCGTCTTCCTCGTCCTGGGCGCACCCATCACCCTGACGCTACGGGCCCTGCCGGCCCGCACGGATGGGACGCGCGGCCCCCGTGAGTGGATCCTGTGGATCGTGCACTCCCCGTGGGGTCGGTTCATCACGAACCCGATCGTGGCGGGGGTCAACTTCGCCGGCTCGATCCTGGTGTTCTACTACACGGACTTCTTCCGGTTCTCGCTGCAGACCCACGTGGGCCACGAGTTCATGAACGTCCACTTCCTGCTGACCGGGTTCCTGTTCGCCCTGGTCATGATCGGCTCGGATCCGCTGCCGCGCCGGCCCCCGTACGCCCTGCGGCTCGTGCTCCTGATGGCCACGATGGTCTTCCACGCCTTCATCGGTGTCGCCATGACCACCTCCACCGGTCTGTTGCAGGCGTCCTGGTTCGGCAACATGGGCCGCGACTGGGGCCCCACCGCCCTCGAGGACCAGCGCATCGGCGGCGCGGTGATGTGGGGCATCGGCGAGTTCCCCACCGTGATGATGGCGGTGATGGTGGCCGTGCTCTGGTATCGCAGCGACCGCAAGAACGCGGTCCGGCTGGACCGGCAGGCCGACCGTGACGGCGACGCGGAGCTACGCCGTTGGAACGAGATGTACGCCCACATGCACGGCACCCCGGTCACCGACGCCCCGAGCGACGCCGAGCCCGTGGCCCGTGACTCCTCCACCGGCCCCGAGGAGGCCCGTGATGTCCGCTGA
- a CDS encoding Dyp-type peroxidase: MPTTDPAGRPDDHHGSGGREGARPAPGGPSRRGLLLGAGAVGGGLLGTALGYGAGHASASTAPGASTAPGAGASPSEVMGDTGIEGDVGRAGWAEPGGQAARVAVSSPVGTDTVPFHGPRQAGVDTPAQAHAVFLALDLREDADRVRIERMLRLLTDDAARLTQGRATIADTEPELAAAPARLTVTFGFGPELVRRVAPDRAPAWLRPLPAFEQIDRLDPAFSDGDLLLQICGDDRMSVAHARRMVLKAARPFATERWVQEGFRSARGAHPTGTTMRNLFGQVDGTGNPAAETPHLDRVVWGVGAEQVGVTPWIADGTSVVIRRIEMLMDTWDELDRPAKEKVIGRRLGTGAPLTGEQEHDEPDFDAVGPTGFPVISDIAHLRRARGEEPEYGMLRRGYNYDDPRGALEAGSGLIFAAYQADVDRQFVPVQARLAESDHLNLWTVPVGSSVFAIPPGCAEGGFVGDALFA; encoded by the coding sequence ATGCCGACCACTGACCCCGCCGGCCGGCCGGACGACCACCACGGGTCGGGCGGGCGCGAGGGCGCCCGCCCGGCCCCGGGGGGCCCCTCCCGCCGCGGCCTGCTCCTCGGGGCGGGCGCGGTGGGCGGCGGCCTGCTGGGCACGGCACTCGGCTACGGCGCCGGCCACGCGTCGGCCTCGACCGCCCCGGGCGCGTCTACCGCGCCCGGGGCGGGGGCCTCGCCGTCCGAGGTCATGGGCGACACCGGCATCGAGGGCGACGTCGGCCGGGCCGGCTGGGCCGAGCCCGGCGGCCAGGCCGCCAGGGTGGCCGTCAGCTCGCCCGTGGGCACGGACACCGTGCCGTTCCACGGGCCGCGCCAGGCCGGCGTCGACACCCCCGCCCAGGCCCACGCCGTCTTCCTCGCCCTCGACCTGCGCGAGGACGCGGACCGGGTGCGCATCGAGCGGATGCTGCGCCTGCTCACCGACGACGCGGCGCGCCTGACCCAGGGCCGCGCCACGATCGCCGACACCGAGCCGGAGCTCGCCGCCGCCCCCGCGCGGCTCACCGTGACGTTCGGCTTCGGCCCGGAGCTCGTCCGCCGCGTGGCCCCGGACCGGGCCCCGGCCTGGCTGCGCCCGCTGCCGGCGTTCGAGCAGATCGACCGCCTGGACCCCGCGTTCAGCGACGGCGACCTGCTGCTGCAGATCTGCGGCGACGACCGGATGTCCGTGGCCCACGCCCGGCGCATGGTCCTCAAGGCGGCCCGGCCGTTCGCCACCGAGCGCTGGGTGCAGGAGGGCTTCCGCTCCGCCCGCGGCGCCCACCCCACCGGCACCACGATGCGCAACCTCTTCGGGCAGGTGGACGGCACCGGCAACCCGGCCGCGGAGACCCCGCACCTCGATCGCGTGGTGTGGGGCGTGGGCGCCGAGCAGGTGGGCGTCACCCCGTGGATCGCGGACGGCACGTCCGTGGTGATCCGGCGCATCGAGATGCTCATGGACACGTGGGACGAGCTCGACCGCCCGGCCAAGGAGAAGGTCATCGGCCGTCGCCTCGGCACCGGCGCCCCCCTCACGGGGGAGCAGGAGCACGACGAGCCGGACTTCGACGCCGTCGGCCCCACGGGCTTCCCGGTCATCTCGGACATCGCGCACCTGCGGCGGGCCCGCGGGGAGGAGCCCGAGTACGGGATGCTGCGTCGCGGCTACAACTACGACGACCCGCGCGGGGCGCTGGAGGCGGGCTCCGGCCTGATCTTCGCCGCCTACCAGGCGGACGTGGACCGACAGTTCGTCCCCGTCCAGGCCCGGCTCGCGGAGTCGGACCACCTGAACCTGTGGACCGTGCCCGTCGGCTCGTCCGTCTTCGCGATCCCGCCCGGCTGCGCCGAGGGCGGGTTCGTGGGCGACGCCCTGTTCGCCTGA
- a CDS encoding copper chaperone PCu(A)C, with translation MTTTSPRAPRRLGAAAVLAVAALGLTACAGDDAGSAPSASDASSVAPATDAAPASDSSSAASTADGQAAGLTITDPWTKATEEGMTGSFGMLENSSDQDLHIVGVRSELGETVELHEMVSGEDGQMVMQRSPDGFTVPAGGSFELAPGGNHVMFMGLTDPIEPGEDVTYDLELEDGSTLEVTSVVRPFTGASESYHGGESHESEDHADH, from the coding sequence ATGACCACCACCTCCCCCCGCGCCCCTCGCCGCCTCGGCGCCGCCGCCGTGCTCGCCGTCGCCGCCCTCGGCCTGACGGCCTGCGCCGGAGACGACGCCGGCTCCGCCCCGAGCGCGTCGGACGCCTCGAGCGTCGCGCCGGCCACGGACGCCGCCCCGGCCTCGGATTCCTCGTCGGCCGCGTCCACCGCGGACGGCCAGGCCGCCGGCCTCACGATCACCGACCCCTGGACGAAGGCCACCGAGGAGGGCATGACCGGCTCCTTCGGCATGCTCGAGAACTCCTCGGACCAGGACCTGCATATCGTCGGCGTCCGCTCGGAGCTGGGTGAGACGGTCGAGCTCCACGAGATGGTCTCCGGCGAGGACGGCCAGATGGTGATGCAGCGGAGCCCCGACGGCTTCACCGTGCCCGCCGGAGGGAGCTTCGAGCTCGCCCCGGGCGGCAACCACGTGATGTTCATGGGCCTGACCGACCCGATCGAGCCGGGTGAGGACGTGACCTACGACCTCGAGCTGGAGGACGGCTCCACCCTCGAGGTCACCTCCGTGGTCCGGCCCTTCACCGGCGCCAGCGAGTCGTACCACGGTGGCGAGTCCCACGAATCGGAGGACCATGCCGACCACTGA
- a CDS encoding copper resistance CopC family protein, translated as MHHQTTPVRRAARAAAGLTLLPALVVAGAAPAAAHDELIRTAPAVGETATTAPSEVSLTFSGELIDGEGIQNLLQVRDADGNQWQSAAGTVDGPTFSAPLCEGLPNGDYEVAYRVVYSDGHSEERSFDFAVDDPAAPAAGTAPQGCGTAVAGASSAASPEATAGQGDAASAQATAQADGSDTAQPVDSDALPAWVWVAGIAGLAVLVVAFLLMGRRARALGHLDDGR; from the coding sequence ATGCATCACCAGACCACCCCTGTCCGCCGCGCCGCTCGCGCCGCAGCCGGACTCACCCTGCTGCCCGCCCTCGTCGTCGCCGGAGCCGCCCCCGCGGCCGCGCACGACGAGCTCATCCGCACCGCACCCGCGGTCGGCGAGACGGCCACGACGGCGCCGTCGGAGGTCTCACTGACCTTCAGCGGCGAGCTGATCGACGGCGAGGGCATCCAGAACCTCCTGCAGGTCCGCGACGCCGACGGCAACCAGTGGCAGTCCGCTGCCGGCACCGTGGACGGCCCCACCTTCTCCGCGCCGCTGTGCGAGGGGCTGCCCAACGGCGACTACGAGGTCGCCTACCGCGTCGTCTACTCGGACGGGCACTCCGAGGAGCGCTCGTTCGACTTCGCGGTGGACGACCCGGCCGCACCGGCCGCCGGCACCGCGCCCCAGGGCTGCGGCACCGCCGTCGCCGGGGCCTCGAGCGCCGCCTCCCCGGAGGCCACGGCAGGCCAGGGCGACGCCGCCTCGGCCCAGGCGACCGCGCAGGCGGACGGCTCCGACACCGCGCAGCCCGTGGACTCCGACGCGCTGCCCGCCTGGGTGTGGGTCGCCGGCATCGCCGGCCTGGCCGTGCTCGTGGTCGCCTTCCTCCTGATGGGCCGCCGCGCCCGCGCGCTCGGCCACCTCGACGACGGCCGCTGA
- a CDS encoding HU family DNA-binding protein, which yields MAMNRKELVAAVAERSGNTQAAVSDVLDALFEVFTAQVKKGEKVSIPGWLAVERTERKERTGRNPRTGEEITIPAGHSVKVTAGSKLKAAASE from the coding sequence ATGGCCATGAACCGCAAGGAACTCGTCGCCGCCGTCGCCGAGCGCTCCGGCAACACCCAGGCCGCCGTCAGCGATGTGCTGGACGCCCTCTTCGAGGTGTTCACCGCCCAGGTCAAGAAGGGCGAGAAGGTCTCGATCCCGGGCTGGCTGGCCGTGGAGCGCACCGAGCGCAAGGAGCGCACCGGCCGCAACCCGCGCACCGGCGAGGAGATCACCATCCCGGCCGGCCACTCCGTGAAGGTGACCGCCGGCTCCAAGCTCAAGGCCGCCGCCTCCGAGTGA